One segment of Dolichospermum sp. DET69 DNA contains the following:
- a CDS encoding outer membrane beta-barrel protein encodes MSGGVGIASPGNDLKVRDAFDQVNFGLDSTAQWSIAGGYQLKNYRTELELNYSSFGINKGTVNTQSFPLDGNVSTTSVLVNGYYDIPTGSKFRPYIGAGIGVGIISGKIKDQGTEADLGTGSSFAYQGKVGLQYEIANKGNAFAEFKYLGLSSYKNDSGNDVSPPNSYGLSVGYRQGF; translated from the coding sequence GTGAGTGGAGGTGTTGGTATTGCTTCCCCTGGTAACGATTTAAAAGTCAGGGATGCATTTGATCAAGTTAACTTTGGTTTGGATTCTACCGCTCAATGGAGCATAGCTGGGGGTTATCAGTTGAAAAACTATCGCACTGAATTGGAACTTAATTACAGTTCCTTTGGTATTAATAAAGGTACTGTCAATACTCAATCCTTTCCATTAGATGGCAATGTCAGTACAACTTCTGTACTTGTTAATGGCTACTATGATATCCCGACTGGTTCTAAATTTCGTCCTTACATTGGTGCTGGTATAGGTGTTGGTATCATTAGCGGCAAGATTAAAGATCAGGGAACAGAAGCTGACCTTGGTACTGGTTCATCTTTTGCCTATCAAGGAAAAGTAGGTCTTCAATATGAAATTGCCAACAAAGGTAATGCTTTTGCTGAATTTAAATATTTGGGATTAAGCTCTTACAAAAATGATAGTGGTAATGATGTAAGTCCACCCAATTCTTATGGTTTGAGCGTTGGTTATCGCCAAGGTTTTTAA
- the tilS gene encoding tRNA lysidine(34) synthetase TilS translates to MSLWTPLHAQIHRTIRARHLFEHNQKLLVAVSGGQDSLCLIRLLLDLQPKWGWDIAVAHCDHCWREDSQANAHHVENLAKTWNTPFYLETANQPVNSEATARNWRYQALTKIAQLNNYQYIITGHTASDRAETLLYNLMRGTGADGLQALTWQRPLTENIILVRPLLEITRSQTEQFCQKFNLPIWEDSTNQNLQYPRNRIRQELIPYLKENFNPQVEANLAQTAELLQAEVEFLEQTALQWRLEASSKGDKDNLQIDRRILQKAPLALQRRVMRQILQEILPDSPNFEHIEKLTALITAPNRSQTDPFPGGLTATVQDDWIVFN, encoded by the coding sequence ATGAGCTTATGGACTCCCCTCCACGCCCAAATACATCGGACGATTCGCGCTCGTCATCTATTTGAGCATAACCAAAAGCTATTAGTCGCGGTTTCTGGTGGACAGGATTCTTTATGCTTAATTAGATTATTATTAGATTTACAACCTAAATGGGGATGGGATATAGCCGTAGCCCATTGTGATCATTGTTGGCGTGAAGATTCCCAAGCTAATGCTCACCACGTCGAAAATTTAGCTAAAACTTGGAATACACCTTTTTATTTAGAAACCGCTAACCAACCCGTCAACAGCGAAGCCACAGCTAGAAATTGGCGATATCAAGCATTAACAAAAATTGCTCAACTTAATAACTATCAATATATTATTACCGGACACACCGCAAGCGATCGCGCCGAAACTTTACTATACAATTTAATGCGTGGTACTGGTGCAGATGGTTTACAGGCATTAACTTGGCAACGGCCACTAACGGAGAATATTATCCTAGTCCGTCCATTATTAGAAATTACCCGTTCCCAAACAGAACAGTTTTGCCAAAAATTTAATTTACCAATTTGGGAAGATTCCACCAATCAAAACTTACAATATCCACGCAACCGCATTCGTCAAGAATTAATTCCATATTTAAAAGAAAATTTTAATCCCCAAGTAGAAGCCAACTTAGCGCAAACAGCAGAACTTCTTCAAGCAGAGGTAGAATTTTTAGAACAAACAGCCCTTCAGTGGCGGCTAGAAGCCTCAAGCAAGGGTGATAAAGATAATTTACAAATTGATAGGCGAATCTTACAAAAAGCACCATTAGCATTGCAACGTCGTGTCATGCGTCAAATCCTCCAAGAAATACTTCCCGACTCTCCCAACTTTGAACACATTGAAAAATTAACAGCCTTAATTACAGCCCCCAATCGTTCCCAAACAGATCCTTTTCCTGGAGGTTTGACAGCAACAGTACAAGATGATTGGATTGTTTTCAATTAA
- a CDS encoding DUF4388 domain-containing protein, giving the protein MQGNLNEIDICSILQLIELGQRTGQLWVEAHTTHQSHKLSGEETFKNRQKAENRPQSWFVFFLNGQIVYCQTGDSSLSRLDDYLRHYRVEQRLESKQLASLTVTNSPEYAYIWALLEQNIITPKIARTIIYGLVQETLFDLLSLHQGSFIFNLGTALVPQLTTFEIAPLVAKITKQVQEWKQLYPHIQSTEQLPILADKAKLSASLSEDTVKKLHKWADGKTSLRQLARYLNRDILTLAKTIYPYVQEGWLQLVYSDTNKFGKEKQNLETKKYKGRIVCIEDTLVICETIESILKLQGYEAISITNPLQALSLVFQLQPDLILCDITMPELDGYDICAMLRHSTVFRVVPIIMLTGKDGFIDRVRARMVGATDYLTKPFTDQELLMLVEQHLN; this is encoded by the coding sequence ATGCAGGGAAATTTAAATGAGATTGATATTTGCAGCATCCTACAACTAATTGAGTTAGGACAGCGGACTGGACAGTTATGGGTGGAAGCCCATACAACACATCAAAGTCACAAACTCAGTGGAGAAGAAACTTTCAAAAATCGGCAAAAAGCGGAAAATAGACCACAATCATGGTTTGTATTTTTTCTCAATGGTCAAATTGTCTATTGCCAAACAGGTGACAGTAGTTTATCGCGGCTTGATGATTATTTACGTCATTACCGAGTTGAACAGCGACTTGAATCCAAACAACTGGCATCCCTAACAGTCACTAATTCTCCAGAGTATGCTTATATTTGGGCGCTTTTAGAGCAGAATATTATTACTCCGAAAATTGCTCGGACAATAATTTATGGTTTAGTACAAGAGACTTTATTTGATCTGTTGAGCTTACACCAAGGCAGTTTCATTTTTAATTTAGGGACAGCGCTAGTACCACAATTAACCACCTTTGAAATTGCTCCGCTAGTTGCCAAAATTACGAAACAAGTGCAAGAATGGAAACAATTATACCCACATATTCAATCTACAGAACAATTACCTATTTTAGCCGACAAGGCTAAATTAAGTGCCTCGCTATCAGAAGATACAGTCAAAAAATTACATAAATGGGCTGATGGAAAAACTTCTTTACGCCAACTAGCTCGCTATCTCAACCGTGATATTTTAACATTAGCAAAAACTATATATCCTTACGTACAGGAAGGTTGGTTGCAATTAGTGTATTCGGATACGAATAAATTCGGCAAAGAAAAACAAAATCTGGAAACAAAAAAATATAAAGGGCGAATAGTATGTATTGAAGATACATTAGTGATCTGTGAGACAATAGAATCCATCTTAAAATTACAAGGTTATGAAGCGATTTCCATTACTAATCCCTTGCAAGCCCTTAGTCTCGTCTTTCAACTTCAGCCAGATTTAATTCTCTGCGACATTACGATGCCGGAATTAGATGGTTACGATATTTGTGCTATGTTGCGGCATTCCACAGTATTTCGGGTTGTACCAATTATTATGCTGACTGGTAAAGACGGATTTATTGATCGCGTTCGTGCCAGGATGGTAGGAGCAACTGATTATCTGACGAAACCCTTTACAGATCAAGAATTGCTAATGCTAGTAGAGCAACATCTTAATTGA
- a CDS encoding response regulator — MSTILIVEDSLAQREMITDLLKASGLKVTHASDGAEALEAIQKAPPDLVVLDIVMPRMNGYELCRRLKSDPKTQNVPVVMCSSKGEEFDRYWGMKQGADAYIAKPFQPTELVGTVKQLLRGQG; from the coding sequence ATGAGCACAATTCTAATCGTTGAAGACAGTCTTGCCCAAAGGGAGATGATTACAGACCTTCTGAAAGCTAGTGGCTTAAAAGTTACCCATGCAAGCGATGGAGCAGAAGCTTTAGAGGCGATTCAAAAGGCACCTCCAGATTTGGTGGTTTTGGATATTGTCATGCCCCGCATGAATGGCTATGAACTCTGCCGTCGGTTAAAATCTGATCCTAAAACCCAAAATGTTCCTGTAGTGATGTGTTCTTCTAAAGGTGAAGAATTTGATCGCTATTGGGGGATGAAGCAAGGAGCCGATGCCTATATAGCTAAACCCTTTCAACCAACTGAGTTGGTAGGAACAGTTAAACAACTACTGCGAGGACAAGGATGA
- a CDS encoding ISH3 family transposase, translated as MTVSSLTKATRGESTEELVLTDSETLDEVIQCLVENFSIETQGACDQQTLFEILVKAASTGDSIENTAKLLKNIPTANDIRYHLNKINNFEELEAQINQALKSRIPLGLKKGCLKIAIDLNLICYYGQPTSSELPYIYRSEAKSGTNSFYAYATLYVISNNKRVTLAIRGVRQLDTSVALITYLLAELESLKINVKKLYLDRGFFNTPVIRWLQALDIPFLMPAIKTGKKGGIKQFLKGKKSYKTTYTITRDKDDFVTFDLWIVCKYRKGKHKKHGVQYFVYVAYKVKTNLNYIYQDYRKRFGIETSYRLKNICRIKTNNKNPVLRLLFIGISFLLINIWVNLLWLKISRKRKGSRLIYRTLFTLKQMLAFLSQALQKKYQVVESIYIPSG; from the coding sequence TTGACTGTTTCATCTCTAACAAAAGCCACGCGGGGCGAGTCTACAGAAGAACTCGTTTTAACCGACTCAGAAACTCTTGATGAGGTTATTCAGTGTTTAGTAGAAAATTTTTCGATTGAAACGCAAGGAGCCTGTGACCAACAAACTTTATTCGAGATTCTGGTTAAAGCAGCCAGCACTGGAGACAGTATTGAAAACACAGCTAAATTGTTAAAAAATATTCCGACAGCTAATGATATTAGATATCATCTCAATAAAATTAACAATTTTGAGGAATTAGAAGCGCAAATAAATCAAGCATTAAAAAGTCGAATTCCTTTAGGATTAAAAAAAGGGTGTTTGAAAATAGCGATTGATTTAAATTTAATTTGTTATTATGGTCAACCAACATCGTCAGAATTACCCTACATATATCGAAGTGAAGCTAAATCTGGTACTAATTCATTTTATGCCTATGCCACTTTATATGTTATTAGTAATAATAAGCGTGTAACTCTAGCAATAAGAGGTGTTCGCCAATTAGATACTAGTGTGGCTTTAATTACTTATTTATTAGCAGAACTTGAATCCCTAAAAATAAATGTAAAAAAACTCTATTTGGATAGGGGATTTTTTAATACTCCTGTAATTAGATGGTTACAGGCATTAGATATTCCCTTTCTTATGCCTGCTATCAAGACTGGAAAAAAAGGAGGAATCAAACAATTCCTCAAGGGTAAAAAAAGTTATAAAACTACCTATACTATTACAAGAGACAAAGATGATTTTGTCACATTTGATTTATGGATCGTCTGTAAATATAGAAAGGGAAAGCATAAAAAGCATGGGGTTCAATACTTTGTTTATGTTGCTTATAAGGTCAAAACAAATTTAAATTATATCTATCAAGATTATCGAAAAAGATTTGGCATTGAAACCAGTTATCGTCTGAAAAATATTTGTCGAATTAAGACGAATAACAAAAATCCAGTCTTGAGATTACTATTCATTGGAATATCCTTTCTTCTAATTAACATCTGGGTGAATCTACTATGGCTCAAAATCAGTCGTAAAAGGAAAGGTAGTAGATTAATTTATCGCACACTTTTTACACTCAAACAGATGTTAGCCTTTTTATCTCAAGCCCTACAGAAGAAATATCAAGTCGTTGAAAGCATTTATATTCCATCCGGTTAG